The following are encoded in a window of Flavobacterium sp. WC2421 genomic DNA:
- a CDS encoding AraC family transcriptional regulator N-terminal domain-containing protein, with protein MNRTYITPPHLSNEKSLKTLVENRTVYNLNHCELNLFETYKASELVPLKFNDLVVTSMLRGKKVMHLFDDPGFEYLPGETVMIPSNVEMKIDFPEASIHNPTQCLALAIDQQKITDTLDFLNERYPKEGNKQFWHLNYQNYYFYNNVELATTINKLIKECMSTSVTKDVLADLTLQELLIRIIQTQTAKSIDDGLYADPNSPITPVIDYIRLNLRENISLKNLSEKACMSTTSFYRFFKKELGMSPIEFVINEKIRCAKKLLKNPSIQINEVCHLSGFEDSNYFIRLFKKHEGITPKQYQLLYVN; from the coding sequence ATGAATCGTACCTACATTACTCCTCCTCATTTATCGAATGAAAAATCACTAAAAACCTTAGTAGAGAACAGAACGGTTTACAATTTAAATCATTGTGAATTGAATCTTTTTGAGACGTATAAAGCATCCGAATTGGTTCCTTTGAAATTTAATGATTTAGTGGTGACGAGTATGTTGAGAGGTAAAAAAGTAATGCATCTTTTTGACGATCCAGGTTTTGAATATTTACCTGGAGAAACGGTAATGATTCCTTCGAATGTAGAAATGAAAATTGATTTTCCTGAGGCTTCAATACATAATCCTACACAATGTTTAGCACTGGCAATTGATCAACAAAAAATTACAGATACTTTGGATTTCTTGAACGAGCGTTATCCTAAGGAGGGAAACAAGCAGTTTTGGCATTTAAATTATCAAAATTACTATTTCTATAATAACGTAGAACTGGCGACAACCATCAATAAATTAATCAAGGAATGCATGAGTACATCAGTAACGAAAGATGTTTTGGCCGACTTGACTTTACAAGAATTGTTGATTCGAATTATTCAAACCCAAACGGCAAAATCCATTGATGATGGTTTATATGCTGATCCAAACTCTCCGATAACTCCCGTAATCGACTACATCCGATTGAATTTAAGAGAGAACATCAGTCTTAAAAATTTAAGCGAAAAAGCCTGCATGAGCACCACTTCATTCTATCGTTTCTTTAAAAAAGAGTTAGGAATGAGTCCGATTGAATTTGTTATCAATGAAAAAATTCGTTGTGCTAAGAAATTACTAAAAAATCCAAGCATACAAATTAATGAAGTTTGCCATTTATCGGGTTTTGAAGACAGCAATTACTTCATTAGATTGTTTAAAAAACACGAAGGAATTACCCCTAAACAATACCAGTTATTGTATGTAAATTAA
- a CDS encoding cystathionine beta-synthase: MEVNKMLNYIKEVLKNKPAGWLNITTHRLDIYDEKLAKTQFLDQFETLFNNNNATSAALSELPTAYDYIRLGHPLSCVLEWAMAKLQQLKSENTISFSSKTVPVLAILRKNALDHKNTQILYTGKLPAFFDAEVLKHVYGYQFDLKHVENSETIPVFEGSTIFVSEHDEMNAIDLNPNIDFYINLYADLGSILVVNKGNEPYISDIQHVRRRETIAMTPANCLTALQLLVDKSALDTTKSNVETNKPLVLHSIREITGTSTKPLVASSGLSIQYAILMGLIDDALEKHKGKAIKIIVPPNCYGGTNDQARRVAASVANVEIVDLAVDGGNDMVQSIDSVLAKMANEDAVPYIIAEIPTNPRVEVPDLMQLKAVLSKARTTANGAMAIDPVFILDQTFCPNVHFLGEGEVLSAVRTISFASGSKFPSGGQCTAGYCVGNKKTEALMEKIEKHLLLCDNEATALQYEILAKQLPSMNQRITDAYINTREFVNFIHEVLPAAKINFVSEELAQQGFTPSVFSLDLPTKGNTDEEREANKRALNLKLINLMITKIPNESKFCVSYGQLKGCYWTIPATSTQGTTKEGDKDYIVRASLSPNMDLELHKKVFLDFVKTI; this comes from the coding sequence ATGGAAGTCAATAAAATGCTTAATTATATAAAAGAAGTTTTAAAAAACAAACCTGCTGGCTGGTTGAATATCACAACCCATCGACTAGATATTTATGATGAAAAATTGGCTAAAACTCAATTTTTAGACCAATTTGAAACCTTATTTAATAACAATAATGCAACATCAGCAGCACTAAGTGAATTACCTACTGCTTACGACTATATTCGGTTAGGTCACCCCTTATCTTGTGTTCTAGAATGGGCAATGGCTAAGTTGCAACAGCTAAAGTCAGAAAATACAATTAGTTTTTCATCAAAGACAGTTCCTGTTTTGGCCATTCTAAGAAAAAATGCATTAGACCATAAAAACACTCAAATTCTTTATACTGGGAAATTACCCGCTTTTTTTGATGCGGAAGTTCTAAAACACGTTTATGGATATCAATTTGATTTAAAACATGTTGAAAACTCCGAGACGATTCCAGTCTTTGAAGGAAGTACTATTTTCGTTTCAGAACACGATGAAATGAATGCTATTGATCTCAATCCAAATATTGATTTTTATATCAATCTTTATGCTGACCTTGGAAGTATATTAGTAGTGAACAAGGGAAATGAACCTTATATCTCAGACATTCAGCATGTAAGACGAAGAGAGACCATCGCCATGACACCTGCCAATTGTCTTACTGCTTTACAATTGCTAGTAGATAAATCCGCTTTAGATACTACAAAAAGTAATGTCGAGACAAATAAACCATTAGTCTTACATTCAATTAGAGAAATTACTGGTACATCTACTAAACCATTAGTTGCTTCTAGTGGACTATCAATTCAATATGCGATTTTGATGGGGCTTATTGACGATGCGCTAGAAAAACACAAAGGAAAAGCGATTAAAATTATCGTTCCTCCCAATTGTTATGGTGGAACAAATGACCAAGCTAGACGCGTTGCTGCAAGTGTTGCTAATGTAGAAATTGTGGATTTAGCTGTTGATGGTGGTAACGATATGGTTCAAAGCATTGATTCTGTTTTAGCAAAAATGGCTAACGAGGATGCTGTACCATATATCATTGCTGAAATTCCAACAAACCCAAGAGTAGAAGTACCAGATTTAATGCAGTTAAAAGCTGTTTTAAGTAAAGCACGTACCACTGCTAATGGTGCAATGGCGATCGATCCTGTTTTTATTTTAGATCAAACTTTTTGTCCTAACGTTCACTTTTTGGGTGAAGGCGAAGTACTATCAGCGGTTAGAACTATTTCATTTGCAAGTGGATCAAAATTTCCAAGTGGCGGGCAATGTACTGCTGGCTACTGTGTAGGAAATAAAAAAACAGAAGCTTTGATGGAGAAAATAGAAAAGCACTTACTCCTTTGCGATAACGAAGCTACAGCACTACAATATGAAATATTAGCAAAACAATTACCATCGATGAATCAAAGGATTACTGATGCTTATATCAATACCCGTGAATTTGTAAACTTTATCCATGAAGTATTACCAGCTGCGAAAATCAATTTTGTTTCAGAAGAATTAGCACAACAAGGATTTACACCTTCTGTTTTTTCATTAGACCTTCCTACTAAAGGGAATACGGATGAGGAAAGAGAAGCGAATAAAAGAGCCTTGAATCTTAAACTTATTAACTTAATGATTACTAAAATTCCTAATGAAAGTAAGTTTTGCGTGAGTTATGGACAGTTAAAAGGCTGTTACTGGACGATACCTGCAACTTCTACTCAAGGAACGACTAAAGAAGGAGACAAAGATTATATTGTTCGTGCCTCCCTTTCTCCAAATATGGATTTGGAATTGCACAAAAAAGTATTTTTGGATTTTGTTAAAACAATTTAA
- a CDS encoding HAD family hydrolase, which translates to MRFKGVIFDLDGTLVNSLEDIADAMNNVLQSLDFATHSYDDYQYFIGSGLRNLVSKAMPENHKDENQIDCYYQLMVKEYRTICTRKTKQYDGVFELLDQLIERGIKLSIFSNKAEDLTQEITTALFPNYFNPVIGLTTEPLKKPNPFKATAISQNLELKPEEIIFVGDSGIDMQTATNANMYAVGVSWGYRPKEELLSNGAKKVLDHPLDLISIL; encoded by the coding sequence ATGAGATTTAAAGGAGTAATTTTTGATTTAGATGGAACATTAGTTAATTCACTTGAAGACATTGCTGATGCGATGAATAATGTGCTACAAAGCCTAGACTTCGCTACTCATAGTTATGACGATTATCAATATTTTATAGGTAGTGGTCTCCGCAATTTGGTTAGTAAAGCCATGCCCGAGAACCATAAGGATGAGAACCAAATTGATTGTTATTACCAATTGATGGTAAAGGAATATCGTACTATTTGTACGCGTAAAACAAAACAGTATGATGGTGTTTTTGAATTACTGGATCAACTGATTGAGCGTGGAATTAAACTGAGTATTTTTTCAAATAAAGCTGAGGATTTGACTCAAGAAATCACTACCGCCCTATTTCCTAATTATTTTAATCCAGTTATAGGTTTAACAACGGAGCCTCTTAAAAAACCCAATCCATTTAAAGCTACAGCAATAAGCCAAAATTTAGAACTGAAACCCGAAGAAATTATTTTTGTAGGCGATTCAGGAATAGATATGCAAACAGCTACTAATGCTAATATGTATGCCGTAGGTGTATCTTGGGGCTATAGACCAAAAGAAGAATTGCTATCCAATGGTGCCAAAAAAGTTTTAGATCATCCCTTAGATTTAATTTCGATTTTATAA
- a CDS encoding DUF1853 family protein yields the protein MKTKSRIASILKADCLDSAVTGMPTFYLSELILQNDQDFQLPTNVRLGHLAEKIVSELIKLSTNYKVLYENSQIIEDQKTIGEIDFIVENSIDKKLIHMELAYKFYLLDPSISSEFINNWIGPNRNDSLHQKLDKLKSKQFPLLYHSCAKSKFSTIDINTISQALCLLVSLFIPYEFNTKLPPAYQKAVKGYYFNLETFNSIDNPEKQYYLPSKKEWGISPSENEIWNDYKSIENQMNTSLKEKQSVLCWQKYKEDHLSFFIVWW from the coding sequence ATGAAAACTAAATCTAGGATAGCTTCAATTCTAAAAGCAGATTGTTTAGACAGTGCGGTTACTGGTATGCCTACTTTTTATTTGTCAGAATTAATCCTTCAAAACGACCAAGATTTCCAATTACCAACCAATGTGAGATTGGGCCATTTAGCCGAAAAAATTGTTTCTGAATTAATAAAATTGTCTACAAACTATAAGGTATTATATGAAAATTCTCAAATAATTGAAGACCAAAAAACCATAGGCGAAATTGATTTTATAGTAGAGAACAGCATAGATAAGAAGTTAATTCACATGGAATTAGCTTATAAATTTTATTTGCTTGATCCAAGTATTTCTTCGGAATTCATAAACAACTGGATTGGTCCCAACAGAAACGATTCTTTACACCAAAAATTAGATAAATTAAAAAGTAAACAATTCCCTCTATTATACCATAGCTGTGCAAAATCGAAATTTAGCACCATTGACATAAACACTATTTCGCAAGCTTTATGCTTGCTAGTGAGTTTGTTTATTCCTTATGAATTTAACACAAAACTACCCCCTGCCTATCAGAAAGCAGTAAAAGGATATTACTTCAATTTAGAGACTTTCAATAGCATTGACAATCCAGAAAAACAATATTATTTACCATCAAAAAAGGAATGGGGAATAAGTCCTTCTGAAAATGAAATTTGGAATGATTATAAAAGCATCGAAAATCAAATGAATACAAGCCTAAAAGAAAAACAATCGGTATTGTGCTGGCAAAAATATAAGGAAGACCATTTGTCTTTTTTTATTGTTTGGTGGTAG
- a CDS encoding FAD-dependent oxidoreductase, with amino-acid sequence MKKVENTATSWTLCPDCRGRGKKSRGLSKKLRDRYQIAIDLFEKTNGKGVAPIPPKGHLYTCMNCNGSGLIASDSPPIADKENFPHVAIIGGGIGGVALAVACLHRGIPFTLYERDTNFDARSQGYGLTLQQASKAIEGLGIFSLKEGVLSTRHLVHTQEGKVIGEWGIRKRMQNDEKTSSKRTNVHIARQSLRLALLEQLGGNDSVQWGHQLVHIKESKESGVHLTFEVNGEKKKATADLVVGADGIRSSVRKLLIGENSTPLRYLDCIVILGICPLADLEGLNSSLLDSATVFQTANGHERIYMMPYKTDSVMWQLSFPMSEKEAKELSSQGPRALKEEACRRTQWHDPIPQILAATPESHVSGYPVYDRKLLETVLLEKAGNVTVIGDAAHPMSPFKGQGANQALLDALSLAKRIYSGCQPFSQWRKVGLRESVLKEFEFEMLERSSIKVKDSASAAEFLHSEIVLHEGDEPRGRILKKKDS; translated from the coding sequence TTGAAAAAGGTAGAAAATACAGCAACAAGCTGGACTTTGTGTCCCGATTGTAGAGGTCGCGGCAAAAAAAGTCGGGGACTATCTAAGAAATTGCGAGACCGCTACCAGATAGCAATTGATCTATTTGAAAAAACAAATGGTAAAGGAGTAGCGCCTATTCCTCCAAAAGGGCACTTATATACCTGCATGAACTGCAATGGGTCTGGCTTGATTGCTTCTGACAGCCCTCCTATTGCTGATAAAGAAAACTTTCCACACGTTGCTATTATTGGTGGTGGTATAGGTGGAGTTGCTCTAGCTGTGGCTTGCTTGCACCGCGGAATCCCTTTTACCCTTTATGAACGCGATACCAACTTTGATGCTCGATCTCAGGGTTATGGACTTACATTGCAGCAAGCTAGCAAAGCGATCGAAGGATTGGGGATTTTCTCATTAAAAGAAGGAGTACTTTCAACAAGACATCTCGTTCATACTCAAGAAGGAAAAGTGATTGGAGAGTGGGGAATTAGAAAACGGATGCAGAATGATGAGAAAACATCTTCAAAACGGACCAACGTACACATCGCAAGACAGTCTTTGCGCTTAGCGCTCTTGGAGCAACTTGGCGGAAATGATTCGGTACAATGGGGACATCAGTTGGTCCATATTAAAGAATCAAAAGAGAGTGGTGTTCATCTCACCTTTGAGGTAAATGGAGAGAAGAAAAAGGCAACAGCAGATCTTGTGGTTGGTGCCGATGGTATTCGTAGTTCCGTTAGGAAGTTGCTGATTGGTGAAAACAGTACTCCCTTGCGTTATCTAGATTGTATTGTGATTTTGGGTATTTGTCCTTTGGCGGATCTTGAAGGACTAAATAGTTCTTTGCTGGACTCGGCCACCGTATTTCAAACTGCCAATGGCCATGAACGAATTTACATGATGCCTTATAAAACAGACTCGGTAATGTGGCAATTGAGTTTCCCCATGTCAGAAAAAGAGGCGAAGGAATTAAGTTCTCAAGGACCACGAGCACTGAAGGAAGAAGCCTGTCGCAGGACGCAATGGCACGATCCTATTCCACAGATTTTAGCGGCGACTCCAGAAAGTCATGTTTCTGGCTATCCCGTGTACGACCGAAAATTACTAGAAACAGTATTATTAGAAAAGGCAGGAAATGTAACCGTGATAGGCGATGCAGCACACCCAATGAGTCCATTCAAAGGACAAGGAGCAAATCAAGCACTACTGGATGCGCTTTCTTTAGCTAAGAGAATCTATAGTGGATGTCAACCTTTTTCTCAATGGAGAAAAGTAGGATTGAGAGAAAGTGTATTAAAAGAATTCGAGTTCGAAATGCTGGAACGTTCTTCCATCAAAGTCAAAGATTCAGCCTCGGCTGCAGAGTTCCTGCATTCTGAAATAGTCCTCCATGAAGGTGATGAGCCTAGAGGTAGAATTTTAAAGAAAAAAGATAGTTAA
- a CDS encoding bestrophin family protein, with the protein MISYNPKDWITFIFRFHKADTFRQLIPMMIFIGTYSAGIAYLEIEYWELPENSHVKNISIMHGMLGFVISLLLVFRTNTAYDRWWEGRKIWGSLVNNSRNLAIKLSVILKEESDRAFFRKLIPSYASILNKHLKDEETSKQLFEDIIIEHHKHRPNQVAKILFHKINDLYNSKKITGDQLIILNHEIQSLTDICGACERIKNTPIPYSYSAFIKKFIFFYVMTLPFGYVFNLGYYVIPVVVFIFYVLASLELIAEEIEDPFGHDDNDLPTKKIAENIKRHVEELL; encoded by the coding sequence ATGATTTCATACAACCCAAAAGACTGGATTACGTTTATTTTTCGTTTTCACAAAGCCGACACTTTTCGGCAGCTGATTCCCATGATGATTTTCATAGGTACCTATTCAGCTGGGATTGCCTATCTTGAAATCGAATATTGGGAATTGCCAGAAAACAGTCATGTCAAGAACATTTCTATCATGCATGGCATGCTGGGATTTGTGATTTCATTATTGCTCGTTTTCAGGACTAATACCGCTTACGATCGCTGGTGGGAAGGACGTAAAATATGGGGAAGTTTGGTGAATAACTCTCGAAATCTAGCTATAAAACTTTCTGTGATTTTAAAGGAAGAATCAGATCGTGCTTTTTTTAGAAAGCTAATTCCTAGCTATGCTTCTATCCTGAACAAACATTTAAAAGACGAAGAAACCAGCAAGCAACTTTTTGAAGATATCATCATCGAGCACCACAAACACAGACCCAATCAAGTGGCCAAAATTTTATTTCACAAGATCAATGACCTTTATAATTCTAAGAAAATAACGGGTGACCAACTCATTATTTTGAACCACGAGATCCAGTCTTTGACTGATATTTGTGGTGCTTGCGAAAGAATCAAGAATACGCCCATCCCCTATTCTTACAGTGCTTTTATCAAGAAATTCATTTTCTTTTACGTGATGACCTTACCATTTGGGTACGTATTTAATTTGGGGTATTATGTGATTCCTGTAGTAGTTTTCATATTCTACGTTTTGGCAAGCTTAGAGTTAATTGCCGAAGAAATCGAAGATCCTTTTGGCCATGACGACAATGATTTACCTACCAAAAAAATTGCCGAAAACATCAAGCGCCACGTCGAAGAATTGCTGTAA
- a CDS encoding TolC family protein: protein MKIIFKSVLLLFFCFIKGNAQEVLSLEDAVKIALENNYEIKIAKNDLKIDQTNVTAGNAGMLPKATASITQNNNLQNLSQTRTDGTSTSLNNAKSNSLNYGVGLDWTIFDGFKMFARKDQLQELQKLGETQLKLTIITKISDVQTAYYNLVQQQQQLAALDTTIVISNQRVNLAKNRFTIGKASKLEVLNAQVDINTDKVTLLRQQELYKNSKIALNQLLARDTQIDFKVVSDFTMESKLEFAELKALAEKQNPQIEALVISKKVAELELKQVKSGRYPTVKVNTGYNFAESHSSLGFTTQSSARGLNYGFSASLNLFDGFAQKRNETIANIEIENSTLQIEQQNQALNTQLATSYQTYLTNLELIDLEETNEAIAKQNLDITLDKFHIGTITTLEFRTAQLNYVNAKVRYSDAQFQAKLSEIALKELAGAIQF, encoded by the coding sequence ATGAAAATAATATTCAAAAGTGTACTATTGCTGTTCTTCTGTTTCATTAAAGGAAATGCACAGGAAGTATTATCATTAGAAGATGCTGTAAAAATAGCCTTAGAAAACAATTACGAAATTAAGATTGCCAAAAACGATTTAAAAATAGATCAAACGAATGTGACAGCAGGAAATGCGGGAATGTTACCCAAAGCCACTGCCTCTATAACGCAAAACAACAACCTGCAAAATTTGTCACAAACCCGTACTGATGGTACTTCAACCAGTTTGAATAATGCCAAAAGCAACAGTTTAAATTATGGCGTGGGTCTGGATTGGACTATTTTTGATGGCTTTAAAATGTTTGCTAGAAAAGATCAATTGCAAGAATTACAAAAACTAGGTGAAACCCAGTTGAAACTCACCATTATTACAAAAATAAGCGATGTGCAAACCGCTTATTACAATTTGGTACAGCAACAGCAACAATTGGCAGCTTTAGACACTACTATTGTTATTTCGAATCAAAGAGTGAATCTGGCCAAAAATCGGTTTACAATTGGTAAAGCATCTAAACTGGAGGTTTTAAACGCGCAGGTAGACATCAATACGGATAAAGTGACTTTGCTAAGACAACAAGAATTATATAAAAATTCTAAGATCGCACTCAATCAGCTTTTGGCTAGAGATACCCAAATTGATTTTAAAGTCGTTTCAGATTTTACGATGGAAAGCAAACTGGAATTTGCCGAATTAAAGGCATTAGCCGAAAAGCAAAACCCACAAATAGAAGCTTTAGTCATCAGTAAAAAAGTAGCTGAACTCGAATTAAAACAAGTAAAATCAGGGCGCTACCCTACTGTAAAAGTGAATACTGGTTATAATTTTGCCGAAAGTCATTCCAGTCTTGGTTTTACTACGCAATCATCGGCACGTGGATTAAATTATGGTTTTAGTGCTTCTTTGAACTTGTTTGATGGCTTTGCGCAAAAAAGAAATGAGACCATTGCCAACATTGAAATTGAAAATTCAACCCTGCAAATAGAGCAACAAAATCAAGCCTTAAACACGCAATTGGCTACTTCCTACCAAACCTATTTAACCAATTTAGAATTGATTGATTTGGAAGAGACAAATGAAGCGATTGCCAAACAAAATTTAGATATAACCTTAGATAAATTCCATATTGGTACTATTACCACACTCGAATTTAGAACGGCGCAATTGAATTATGTCAATGCTAAAGTCCGTTATAGCGATGCCCAGTTTCAGGCAAAATTATCCGAAATTGCGTTGAAAGAATTAGCGGGAGCTATCCAATTTTAA